The Buteo buteo chromosome 3, bButBut1.hap1.1, whole genome shotgun sequence genome has a window encoding:
- the LOC142029348 gene encoding ubiquitin carboxyl-terminal hydrolase CYLD-like isoform X1: MTSRWSPPVNPAGFPRQKEGKAGMTMTSLLPSAGDGNCYYILTEDCAYGSKYFQAGNMCFCSERSYLRNFSDDRPPACFLKVIMLDDSSTVTINVEILQPVREEAAVFLLAISSHNERLNYFLERLSLEAALRAVPGQKVMVEVDRQHLPGIIRYIGSIYKNTSAALSPFFFGVELQGEGENRGRSDGSYHGTEYFKCKRNCGIFLPFSRVQFTSMPDEDYMKQKPKPDMEEEVPVKVGDAVSFYVDEVLTKGIAMAVYREGTQWFVKVCPEEEGTTDIFREIPMDSVVKESLQSLFSPFESDMGLGHPNQMKREISESGEECESGNSSLEVNSMVQITLDKGNQVSGIIRWLGYLPQIKHKMAGVELDEDKGVTAGEWLGKHYFHCAPKRGLFVRLQSCQPDVRFQCSRNRGQEVLPQTPDSFPPLRNEAAVRVLRGRMKGIQGHCNSCYMDAALFSLFSCTSVLDSMLFKPFPLCDRNVQSILRDEIVNPLRKTGFVRARSVMHLREQLTEKGQCSSFTNAEKDPEEFLNLIMHQILGIEPLLKLQSGGQKEQDCYCYQIFMDKQEDLVVPDVQQLVEHSFLSSDLKLVEIPSCFIIQMPRFGKEYKMFSKIIPSLELDITDLLLDSPRECCMCGDVATVECSDCFKDKVFAATGLKQFCSSCSRQVHSHYRRKTHKPTRLHIPEEFHSRSPRGSQQVPREKMELFAVLCIETSHYVSFVKYGPENEHWMFFDSMADRHGDENGFNIPTVTLCPEVAKYLDLPLAVLALEQPRDMDGVAKRLFCDAYMYMYQSKKMALYK; encoded by the exons ATGACTTCAAGGTGGTCACCCCCAGTGAATCCCGCTGGGTTCCCTCggcagaaagagggaaaagc GGGAATGACGATGACCAGCCTTCTGCCTTCAGCAGGGGATGGAAACTGCTATTACATCCTGACAGAAGACTGTGCCTATGGCAGCAAGTACTTCCAAGCTGGGAACATGTGCTTCTGTAGCGAGAGAAGTTACCTGCGCAACTTCTCCGATGACAGGCCCCCGGCTTGCTTCTTGAAAGTCATCATGCTGGATGACAGCTCCACCGTCACGATAAATGTAGAAATCCTTCAGCCTGTGCGCGAGGAGGCGGCTGTCTTCCTCCTGGCCATCAGCAGTCACAACGAACGCTTGAACTACTTCTTGGAGAGGTTGAGCCTTGAAGCAGCTCTGAGGGCCGTGCCGGGCCAAAAAGTGATGGTGGAGGTTGACCGTCAACATCTCCCTGGTATCATCCGTTACATTGGGAGCATTTACAAAAACACTTCGGCTGCGCTGTCTCCGTTCTTCTTCGGGGTGGAGTTACAG GGCGAGGGAGAAAACAGAGGGCGCAGCGATGGATCTTATCATGGCACCGAGTATTTTAAGTGTAAGCGGAACTGCGGGATCTTCCTGCCATTTAGCAGAGTCCAATTTACTTCCATGCCAGATGAGGACTACATGAAACAGAAGCCAAAACCGGACATGGAGGAGGAGGTTCCTGTGAAAGTGGGAGATGCTGTTAGCTTCTATGTGGATGAGGTCCTCACAAAAGGAATAGCGATGGCAGTTTACAGGGAAGGAACCCAATGGTTCGTTAAAGTTTGTCCG gaagaagaaggaacaactgacattttcagagaaatccCTATGGACTCTGTTGTGAAGGAAAGCTTGCAAA GTTTATTTTCACCGTTCGAGTCTGACATGGGCTTGGGACACCCAAACCAAATGAAACGAGAGATAAGCGAGAGTGGTGAGGAGTGCGAAAGTGGGAATTCATCCCTGGAGGTGAACTCCATGGTCCAGATCACCTTGGACAAGGGAAACCAGGTTTCGGGAATCATCCGCTGGTTGGGCTACCTGCCCCAAATTAAGCACAAAATGGCAGGAGTTGAACTG GATGAAGATAAGGGGGTCACTGCTGGCGAATGGCTGGGCAAACACTACTTCCACTGCGCTCCAAAGCGTGGCCTCTTCGTGAGGCTGCAGTCCTGCCAGCCCGATGTTCGCTTCCAGTGTTCGCGCAACA GAGGGCAAGAAGTTCTTCCACAGACTCCAGACAGTTTTCCTCCCCTCAGGAACGAGGCAGCAGTGCGTGTCCTGCGAGGGCGGATGAAGGGGATCCAAGGCCATTGTAATTCCTGCTATATGGATGCAGCTCTCTTCAG CCTCTTCTCCTGTACGTCTGTGCTGGACTCCATGCTCTTCAAGCCCTTCCCGCTGTGTGACAGGAACGTCCAGAGCATTCTGCGGGATGAGATTGTTAATCCCCTCCGAAA GACTGGCTTCGTCAGGGCTAGGAGTGTGATGCACCTTAGGGAGCAGCTAACTGAAAAGGGCCAGTGTTCAAGTTTTACCAACGCTGAGAAAG ATCCTGAGGAATTCCTCAATCTCATAATGCATCAGATCCTGGGAATAGAGCCACTCTTGAAACTGCA GTCAGGAGGCCAGAAGGAGCAAGACTGTTACTGTTACCAGATATTTATGGACAAACAGGAGGATCTGGTGGTTCCCGATGTGCAGCAGTTAGTGGAACACTCCTTCCTGTCCTCTGATCTGAAGCTAGTGGAG aTCCCGTCTTGCTTCATTATCCAAATGCCGCGGTTTGGGAAGGAATATAAAATGTTCAGCAAAATCATTCCTTCGTTGGAGCTGGATATAACAGATCTGCTGCTTGACA GTCCCAGGGAGTGCTGCATGTGTGGCGATGTTGCCACCGTGGAGTGTTCGGATTGTTTCAAGGACAAGGTATTCGCAGCTACGGGCTTGAAGCAGTTCTGCAGTTCCTGCTCCAGACAG GTTCACTCCCACTACCGTCGCAAAACGCACAAGCCAACTAGGCTGCATATCCCAGAAGAGTTTCACAGCCGGAGCCCCCGGGGCAGCCAGCAGGTCCCTCGTGAGAAGATGGAGCTCTTTGCAGTGCTCTGCATCGAGACCAGTCATTACGTCTCCTTTGTGAAATACGGCCCCGAGAACGAACACTGGATGTTCTTCGACAGCATGGCTGACAGGCATG GTGATGAAAATGGCTTCAACATTCCTACGGTAACGCTGTGCCCTGAAGTTGCCAAATACCTGGACTTGCCACTGGCTGTGCTGGCCCTGGAGCAACCTCGGGACATGGATGGAGTGGCCAAGCGGCTCTTCTGTGATGCCTACATGTACATGTACCAGAGCAAGAAGATGGCGCTTTACAAATGA
- the LOC142029348 gene encoding ubiquitin carboxyl-terminal hydrolase CYLD-like isoform X2, producing the protein MTMTSLLPSAGDGNCYYILTEDCAYGSKYFQAGNMCFCSERSYLRNFSDDRPPACFLKVIMLDDSSTVTINVEILQPVREEAAVFLLAISSHNERLNYFLERLSLEAALRAVPGQKVMVEVDRQHLPGIIRYIGSIYKNTSAALSPFFFGVELQGEGENRGRSDGSYHGTEYFKCKRNCGIFLPFSRVQFTSMPDEDYMKQKPKPDMEEEVPVKVGDAVSFYVDEVLTKGIAMAVYREGTQWFVKVCPEEEGTTDIFREIPMDSVVKESLQSLFSPFESDMGLGHPNQMKREISESGEECESGNSSLEVNSMVQITLDKGNQVSGIIRWLGYLPQIKHKMAGVELDEDKGVTAGEWLGKHYFHCAPKRGLFVRLQSCQPDVRFQCSRNRGQEVLPQTPDSFPPLRNEAAVRVLRGRMKGIQGHCNSCYMDAALFSLFSCTSVLDSMLFKPFPLCDRNVQSILRDEIVNPLRKTGFVRARSVMHLREQLTEKGQCSSFTNAEKDPEEFLNLIMHQILGIEPLLKLQSGGQKEQDCYCYQIFMDKQEDLVVPDVQQLVEHSFLSSDLKLVEIPSCFIIQMPRFGKEYKMFSKIIPSLELDITDLLLDSPRECCMCGDVATVECSDCFKDKVFAATGLKQFCSSCSRQVHSHYRRKTHKPTRLHIPEEFHSRSPRGSQQVPREKMELFAVLCIETSHYVSFVKYGPENEHWMFFDSMADRHGDENGFNIPTVTLCPEVAKYLDLPLAVLALEQPRDMDGVAKRLFCDAYMYMYQSKKMALYK; encoded by the exons ATGACGATGACCAGCCTTCTGCCTTCAGCAGGGGATGGAAACTGCTATTACATCCTGACAGAAGACTGTGCCTATGGCAGCAAGTACTTCCAAGCTGGGAACATGTGCTTCTGTAGCGAGAGAAGTTACCTGCGCAACTTCTCCGATGACAGGCCCCCGGCTTGCTTCTTGAAAGTCATCATGCTGGATGACAGCTCCACCGTCACGATAAATGTAGAAATCCTTCAGCCTGTGCGCGAGGAGGCGGCTGTCTTCCTCCTGGCCATCAGCAGTCACAACGAACGCTTGAACTACTTCTTGGAGAGGTTGAGCCTTGAAGCAGCTCTGAGGGCCGTGCCGGGCCAAAAAGTGATGGTGGAGGTTGACCGTCAACATCTCCCTGGTATCATCCGTTACATTGGGAGCATTTACAAAAACACTTCGGCTGCGCTGTCTCCGTTCTTCTTCGGGGTGGAGTTACAG GGCGAGGGAGAAAACAGAGGGCGCAGCGATGGATCTTATCATGGCACCGAGTATTTTAAGTGTAAGCGGAACTGCGGGATCTTCCTGCCATTTAGCAGAGTCCAATTTACTTCCATGCCAGATGAGGACTACATGAAACAGAAGCCAAAACCGGACATGGAGGAGGAGGTTCCTGTGAAAGTGGGAGATGCTGTTAGCTTCTATGTGGATGAGGTCCTCACAAAAGGAATAGCGATGGCAGTTTACAGGGAAGGAACCCAATGGTTCGTTAAAGTTTGTCCG gaagaagaaggaacaactgacattttcagagaaatccCTATGGACTCTGTTGTGAAGGAAAGCTTGCAAA GTTTATTTTCACCGTTCGAGTCTGACATGGGCTTGGGACACCCAAACCAAATGAAACGAGAGATAAGCGAGAGTGGTGAGGAGTGCGAAAGTGGGAATTCATCCCTGGAGGTGAACTCCATGGTCCAGATCACCTTGGACAAGGGAAACCAGGTTTCGGGAATCATCCGCTGGTTGGGCTACCTGCCCCAAATTAAGCACAAAATGGCAGGAGTTGAACTG GATGAAGATAAGGGGGTCACTGCTGGCGAATGGCTGGGCAAACACTACTTCCACTGCGCTCCAAAGCGTGGCCTCTTCGTGAGGCTGCAGTCCTGCCAGCCCGATGTTCGCTTCCAGTGTTCGCGCAACA GAGGGCAAGAAGTTCTTCCACAGACTCCAGACAGTTTTCCTCCCCTCAGGAACGAGGCAGCAGTGCGTGTCCTGCGAGGGCGGATGAAGGGGATCCAAGGCCATTGTAATTCCTGCTATATGGATGCAGCTCTCTTCAG CCTCTTCTCCTGTACGTCTGTGCTGGACTCCATGCTCTTCAAGCCCTTCCCGCTGTGTGACAGGAACGTCCAGAGCATTCTGCGGGATGAGATTGTTAATCCCCTCCGAAA GACTGGCTTCGTCAGGGCTAGGAGTGTGATGCACCTTAGGGAGCAGCTAACTGAAAAGGGCCAGTGTTCAAGTTTTACCAACGCTGAGAAAG ATCCTGAGGAATTCCTCAATCTCATAATGCATCAGATCCTGGGAATAGAGCCACTCTTGAAACTGCA GTCAGGAGGCCAGAAGGAGCAAGACTGTTACTGTTACCAGATATTTATGGACAAACAGGAGGATCTGGTGGTTCCCGATGTGCAGCAGTTAGTGGAACACTCCTTCCTGTCCTCTGATCTGAAGCTAGTGGAG aTCCCGTCTTGCTTCATTATCCAAATGCCGCGGTTTGGGAAGGAATATAAAATGTTCAGCAAAATCATTCCTTCGTTGGAGCTGGATATAACAGATCTGCTGCTTGACA GTCCCAGGGAGTGCTGCATGTGTGGCGATGTTGCCACCGTGGAGTGTTCGGATTGTTTCAAGGACAAGGTATTCGCAGCTACGGGCTTGAAGCAGTTCTGCAGTTCCTGCTCCAGACAG GTTCACTCCCACTACCGTCGCAAAACGCACAAGCCAACTAGGCTGCATATCCCAGAAGAGTTTCACAGCCGGAGCCCCCGGGGCAGCCAGCAGGTCCCTCGTGAGAAGATGGAGCTCTTTGCAGTGCTCTGCATCGAGACCAGTCATTACGTCTCCTTTGTGAAATACGGCCCCGAGAACGAACACTGGATGTTCTTCGACAGCATGGCTGACAGGCATG GTGATGAAAATGGCTTCAACATTCCTACGGTAACGCTGTGCCCTGAAGTTGCCAAATACCTGGACTTGCCACTGGCTGTGCTGGCCCTGGAGCAACCTCGGGACATGGATGGAGTGGCCAAGCGGCTCTTCTGTGATGCCTACATGTACATGTACCAGAGCAAGAAGATGGCGCTTTACAAATGA